One genomic window of Daphnia pulex isolate KAP4 chromosome 10, ASM2113471v1 includes the following:
- the LOC124204134 gene encoding uncharacterized protein LOC124204134, with the protein MTTLLSVVWGARSQIASCRKTFPEWEILKAERLEKEALTLLTPAQRAQFDEDEALIRRDNREAQNALRGEVRAAKKRKRDEVEEAKIRLVEKEAKDKREEYERSKRRRVNPQVCQGNSAFHMEEPP; encoded by the exons ATGACGACTCTTCTTTCag TCGTATGGGGTGCAAGGTCACAAATTGCGTCCTGTCGAAAAACTTTTCCTGAGTGGGAAATCTTAAAGGCGGAAAGGCTTGAGAAAGAAGCCTTGACTCTCCTAACCCCGGCGCAGAGAGCTCAGTTCGACGAGGACGAAGCCCTCATACGTCGGGATAATAGAGAGGCACAGAACGCTCTAAGAGGAGAGGTTCGCGCagcaaaaaagaggaaacgagACGAGGTGGAAGAGGCTAAGATACGCCtggtagaaaaagaagcaaaagacaAGCGCGAGGAGTACGAACGCTCTAAGCGTCGTAGGGTTAACCCTCAAGTTTGTCAGGGTAACTCGGCATTTCACATGGAAGAACCGCCTTGA
- the LOC124203528 gene encoding alpha-(1,3)-fucosyltransferase C-like gives MRIYNWNARKLEKEEASRLVRSSLWIQEQTGREGYINELREYIEVDSYGPCGTQSCPETNGTPTAAILPCLDMLAENYKFVLAFERFICDDFVTKRFFDLLSRNTVPIVFGGADYKLIAPPHSFIDALSFNPKELADHLLKLEKDEKHYFRHFWWKDVYKVHSGYGELASRPFCDLCEKLNSNLPRKIYRNLDDWWYNNTKCSAPEDRGIVIRHNGTVDDLHSIQIPWSFDD, from the exons ATGCGCATATAT AATTGGAATGcgagaaaattggaaaaagaagaagctagtCGGCTGGTACGTAGCTCGCTGTGGATCCAAGAGCAAACGGGAAGGGAAGGATACATCAACGAGTTGAGA GAGTACATTGAAGTAGATAGCTACGGACCCTGTGGCACTCAAAGTTGTCCGGAAACGAACGGAACACCCACTGCTGCTATTCTACCTTGTCTGGACATGTTGGCCGAGAATTACAAATTCGTTCTAGCATTCGAACGTTTCATTTGTGACGACTTTGTCACGAAAAGATTTTTCGATCTGCTCAGTCGTAATACTGTGCCTATCGTTTTCGG gggAGCTGATTATAAACTGATTGCACCACCACATTCGTTCATTGATGCTCTGTCGTTCAACCCGAAAGAGTTAGCTGATCACTTACtgaaacttgaaaaagatgaaaaacattatttccGTCATTTTTGGTGGAAAGACGTTTACAAG gtGCATTCGGGATATGGAGAATTGGCTTCTCGACCGTTTTGTGATTTGTGCGAGAAACTGAATAGCAATCTTCCTCGCAAAATTTATCG AAATCTTGACGATTGGTGGTACAACAACACCAAATGCAGCGCTCCAGAAGACCGTGGCATTGTGATCCGGCATAATGGAACTGTCGATGACCTGCACAGCATTCAAATTCCCTGGTCTTTTGATGATTAG
- the LOC124204133 gene encoding DNA-directed RNA polymerase II subunit RPB1-like: MDTLGSDSQATIRLVKRVQFGILSPDEIRRMSVTDGGVVFPEYERKPKYLGGLTDPRLGVIDQSGRCVTCKGTRKECPGHFGHIDLAKPVFHIGFLMKTIKILHCVCFYCSKLLVSPNNPRIQKILVNSEGQPRKRLAHVYDLCKGINICKIYIGEDEDKSEEEKTCHVGCGRYQPIIRRQGLGMIGVWKHVNEDSQEKKIVLTAERVWEIFKHISDEECAILGMDPTCARPDWMIVTCLPVPPLAVRPAVENGATQEDITLKLADVIKTNNELQSNVQSGAAAHIIAENIRMLQNHVATMMKNDVLEGLPVAKLKSGLPIVSFKQRLEGRYGRIRSNLMGKRVNFSARTVITPDPNLRIDQVGVPPSIAQKITFPEFVTSFNIDEMRELVQRGDWQHPGAKYIIKKNGRRIGPRFRPKHVRGLECGDRIERHIRDDDLVVLNRQPSLRKESMMGHRVKVLPFSTFRMNPSVAAAYDAYFDGDEMNMHVPQSMETRAETENLLLTSRQIITPQANKPVMGIVQDALLGASKMTKRDVFLEKDQMMNLLMFLPTWNGKMPQPAILKPRPQWTGKQLFTLIIPGNVNMMRTHSTHPDDEDEGPYKWISPGDTKVMVENGELVMGILCKKTLGDSAASLLHIIFMELGHEVCGRFYGNIQTVINNWLLYEGHSIGIADTLIAYHQTYMEIQATIQKAKEDVIEVIQKSHNDELEPTPGNTLRETFENQVNRILIDTRDETGASAKNSLTEYNNLKAMVEAGSGGSYFNISRVIACVGQQNVEGKRIPFGFRKRTLPHFIKDDSGPESRGFVENSYVSGLTPSEFYFHAMAGRERLIDTSVNSGYIQRRLIKAMESVMVHYDGTVRNSAGQLLQLSYGEDGLSGESVEFQTLPTVKLSNTEFEKNFKFEPSNEPYVRRMFNEEITRELTSSAEVITEIEHEWEQLYKDREALRQIFPTGENKVVLPCNLQRMIWNVQKKFRINKRAPTDLSPLRVIQGVRDLLAKCVIVVGEDKLSIQANQNATLLFQCLVRSTLCSKRLAEEYRLSSEAFEWLIGEIETRFRQAQAQPGEMVGALAAQSIGEPATQMTLNTFHFAGVSSKNATLGVARLNEIINISKNPKAPSMTVFLTGAAARDAEKAKIVLCRLEHTTLRMVKANTAIYYDPDPRNTVILEDQEFVNVYYEMPDFDPNQLSPWLLRIELDRKRMTDKRLTMKQIAEKVNAEFGNSLKLIFSDDNAEKLVLRIHFIMDSDGSSDSSDEEEQVDKMEDDVFLRCIEANMLSDMTLQGIESINKVYMHLPQTDQKKRIVVTEAGEFEAIPEWILETDGTQLMRVLSERDVDPVRTYSNDICEIIAVLGIEAARKSIEKEMKTLLQFYGLDVNRRHLALLCDVITSEGDSMAITPREINREDTGALMRCTVRETVDVLLEAAAHAEVDPLRGVSENIILGQLPRMGTGCFDVIDVDPEQIIIN; encoded by the exons ATGGATACTTTAGGATCAGACTCGCAAGCCACCATCCGGCTGGTGAAACGGGTTCAATTTGGCATTTTGAGCCCAGATGAAATCCGAAGGATGTCTGTTACAGATGGCGGCGTAGTTTTTCCAGAATATGAAAGAAAGCCCAAATATTTGGGTGGGCTCACAGATCCCAGACTAGGAGTAATTGATCAGTCAGGAAGGTGTGTAACTTGTAAGGGAACACGGAAAGAATGCCCAGGACATTTTGGTCATATCGATCTTGCTAAACCAGTCTTTCATATTGGGTTTCTTATGAAGACAATAAAAATCTTACACTGCGTGTGTTTCTACTGCTCAAAACTACTG GTGAGCCCCAACAATCCAAGAATCCAGAAGATTTTGGTGAACTCCGAAGGGCAACCTCGAAAACGTTTGGCCCATGTATATGATCTCTGCAAAGGCATAAACATCTGCAAAATTTATATTGGAGAAGACGAGGAcaaatcagaagaagaaaaaacatgtcATGTTGGATGTGGTCGGTATCAGCCTATAATTCGTCGTCAAGGATTGGGGATGATTGGCGTGTGGAAACACGTCAATGAAGACtctcaagaaaagaaaatagttttgacagctgaacgTGTTTGGGAGATTTTCAAACACATTTCTGACGAAGAGTGTGCAATCCTCGGTATGGATCCTACATGCGCTCGTCCAGATTGGATGATCGTCACTTGCTTGCCTGTACCCCCACTTGCTGTTCGACCTGCAGTTGAGAATGGGGCAACCCAAGAAGACATTACACTTAAATTGGCCGATgtgataaaaacaaacaatgagcTGCAAAGCAACGTGCAATCTGGTGCTGCGGCCCACATCATTGCCGAAAATATAAGAATGCTTCAGAATCATGTTGCCACAATGATGAAGAATGACGTCCTTGAAGGCCTTCCGGTTGCAAAGTTGAAATCGGGACTTCCGATCGTGTCATTCAAACAACGTTTGGAAG GGAGATACGGGCGTATTCGAAGTAACTTGATGGGAAAGCGTGTAAACTTTTCGGCTCGTACAGTAATTACGCCTGATCCCAATCTGCGTATCGACCAAGTCGGCGTGCCACCAAGTATCGCACAAAAAATTACCTTCCCTGAATTCGTGACGTCTTTCAACATCGACGAGATGCGAGAATTGGTCCAGCGAGGTGACTGGCAGCATCCTGGAGCCAAgtacataattaaaaaaaacggcagACGTATAGGTCCGAGATTTCGCCCCAAGCACGTTCGTGGTCTGGAATGTGGTGATAGGATAGAACGTCATATTCGGGATGACGATCTTGTCGTTCTTAATCGGCAACCGTCGTTGCGAAAAGAATCTATGATGGGACATCGTGTTAAAGTGCTCCCCTTTTCGACGTTTCGTATGAATCCTAGCGTTGCTGCCGCCTACGACGCCTATTTTGATGGTGACGAAATGAACATGCATGTTCCTCAAAGTATGGAGACGCGtgctgaaactgaaaaccTTCTCCTCACTTCACGCCAAATCATCACACCCCAGGCCAATAAACCTGTTATGGGAATCGTCCAAGACGCACTTCTAGGTGCGAGTAAGATGACGAAGCGCGACGTGTTCCTCGAGAAAGACCAGATGATGAATTTACTCATGTTTCTCCCCACTTGGAATGGCAAGATGCCTCAGCCAGCCATTCTCAAACCGAGACCTCAGTGGACAG GCAAGCAGTTGTTCACTCTCATCATCCCTGGAAACGTCAACATGATGCGAACGCATTCTACCCATCCTGATGATGAAGACGAAGGGCCCTACAAGTGGATCTCTCCTGGTGACACCAAAGTCATGGTCGAAAATGGCGAGTTGGTCATGGGCATTCTATGTAAAAAGACGCTCGGTGACTCTGCCGCCTCTCTGCTGCACATTATTTTCATGGAATTGGGTCACGAAGTATGCGGTCGATTCTACGGCAACATTCAAACGGTCATCAACAACTGGTTGCTGTACGAGGGTCACAGCATCGGCATTGCAGACACGTTAATAGCTTATCATCAAACGTATATGGAAATTCAGGCTACCATCCAAAAGGCTAAAGAAGACGTGATAGAGGTCATTCAAAAGTCTCACAATGATGAGCTTGAACCCACACCTGGTAACACTCTACGAGAGACTTTCGAAAATCAAGTAAACCGTATTCTAATCGACACCCGAGACGAAACTGGTGCTTCAGCTAAGAACTCTCTGACAGAGTACAATAACCTCAAGGCTATGGTGGAAGCTGGTTCCGGAGGATCTTATTTCAACATCTCTCGGGTCATTGCCTGCGTCGGTCAGCAGAACGTCGAGGGTAAACGAATTCCCTTTGGATTCCGCAAGAGGACTTTGCCCCACTTCATCAAAGACGATTCCGGTCCCGAATCTAGAGGTTTCGTCGAAAATTCATACGTGTCAGGTTTGACACCTTCCGAGTTTTACTTCCACGCTATGGCTGGTCGTGAACGTCTCATCGATACATCCGTCAATTCTGGTTACATTCAGCGACGTCTCATCAAAGCTATGGAGTCTGTGATGGTCCACTACGACGGAACGGTACGGAACTCTGCCGGCCAGCTTCTTCAGCTTTCCTATGGAGAAGACGGGCTTTCTGGCGAATCCGTCGAATTTCAGACATTGCCAACCGTAAAGCTTTCGAATACAGAATtcgaaaagaatttcaagTTTGAACCAAGCAACGAGCCCTATGTTCGACGCATGTTTAATGAAGAAATCACGCGTGAATTGACCAGTAGCGCGGAAGTCATCACCGAAATCGAACACGAATGGGAGCAGTTATACAAAGATCGCGAGGCTCTACGTCAAATTTTCCCTACCGGCGAGAACAAAGTGGTGTTGCCTTGTAACCTGCAGCGCATGATTTGGAACGTCCAGAAGAAGTTCCGCATCAACAAACGAGCACCGACAGATTTGAGTCCACTTCGTGTTATCCAAGGCGTTAGAGACCTGCTAGCCAAATGCGTCATCGTCGTTGGCGAAGACAAATTGAGCATCCAAGCCAATCAGAACGCCACGCTCTTGTTCCAGTGCCTAGTTCGCTCTACATTGTGTTCCAAGCGACTAGCTGAAGAATATCGTCTTTCATCGGAAGCCTTTGAATGGCTCATCGGCGAGATCGAAACCCGTTTCCGGCAAGCGCAAGCTCAACCTGGTGAAATGGTGGGAGCACTCGCAGCCCAGTCTATCGGTGAACCTGCCACTCAAATGACGCTCAACACTTTCCATTTTGCTGGTGTGTCATCCAAGAACGCAACACTCGGTGTCGCCCGTCTTAATGAAATTATCAACATCAGTAAGAATCCGAAAGCCCCGTCTATGACGGTCTTCTTGacgggagcagcagcacgtgATGCCGAAAAAgctaaaattgttttgtgtCGGCTTGAGCACACGACGTTGCGAATGGTAAAGGCGAACACAGCCATCTACTACGACCCAGATCCTCGAAACACGGTCATCCTGGAAGATCAGGAATTCGTCAATGTCTACTACGAAATGCCCGATTTTGATCCTAATCAACTCTCGCCTTGGTTGTTGCGTATCGAACTTGATCGAAAGCGTATGACGGACAAGCGGTTGACCATGAAGCAGATTGCTGAAAAAGTCAATGCCGAGTTCGGCAACTCTCTCAAACTAATCTTCAGCGATGACAACGCCGAAAAGTTGGTCCTTCGGATCCATTTCATCATGGATAGCGACGGCAGCAGCGACAGTAGcgacgaagaagaacaagttgaCAAGATGGAAGATGATGTGTTTTTGCGCTGCATCGAAGCCAACATGCTGTCTGACATGACATTACAGGGCATTGAATCTATCAACAAAGTGTACATGCATTTGCCACAAACTGATCAGAAGAAGCGAATTGTCGTCACAGAGGCCGGCGAGTTTGAGGCAATCCCCGAATGGATCCTCGAAACGGACGGTACGCAGTTGATGAGAGTGTTGAGCGAACGTGATGTCGACCCTGTTCGTACCTATTCAAACGACATTTGTGAAATTATTGCTGTTCTTGGTATCGAGGCTGCTCGAAAATCcatagagaaagaaatgaaaactctTTTACAATTCTACGGCCTTGACGTCAACCGTCGTCATCTGGCTCTTCTTTGTGACGTCATTACTTCCGAGGGTGATTCGATGGCCATCACTCCTCGCGAAATTAACAGAGAG gACACTGGTGCGTTGATGAGATGTACCGTCCGAGAAACGGTAGATGTGCTACTGGAAGCAGCTGCACATGCTGAAGTTGACCCTTTACGCGGTGTGTCCGAAAATATCATTTTAGGCCAGCTACCACGTATGGGCACAGGGTGCTTTGATGTTATCGATGTTGATCCGGAGCAGATTATTATCAACTAA
- the LOC124204136 gene encoding alpha-(1,3)-fucosyltransferase C-like, translated as MNRRRFQNVFYKLNRHRILYPLWLFFLFNVFTLKQLTIDETENVEVKELDIVKYIEHQSSVSFQESEKVKTILMWNPWYGDFGFTLDDDSSFSRMGCKVTNCVLSKNKTKVIPEQADAIVFLYTNLCELPKIHGRQGFQRFVLLTDDPPMCYPRNYFERDNHFGSFFNWTISYRENADITWKRGWIEKLLDQPLKIRHSFPQIGMRENWKKKKLVGWYVARCGSKSKREGYINELREYIEVDSYGPCGTKSCPETNGTPTAAILPCLDMLAENYKFVLAFERFICDDFVTKRFFDLLSRDTVPIVFGGADYKLIAPPHSFIDALSFNPKELADHLLKLEKDEKHYFRHFWWKDVYKVHSGYGELASRPFCDLCEKLNSNLPRKIYRNLDDWWYNNTKCSAPEDRGIVIRHNGTVDDLHSIQIPWSFDD; from the exons ATGAATAGACGTAGATTTCAGAACGTGTTTTATAAACTCAATCGACATCGTATTCTCTACCCGCTGtggctcttctttttattcaacgTCTTCACTCTGAAACAGCTGACAATCGATGAAAcggaaaatgttgaagttaAAGAATTGGATATTGTTAAGTACATTGAGCATCAATCATCGGTTAGTTTTCAGGAAtctgaaaaagtgaaaacaattcTCATGTGGAATCCGTGGTACGGCGACTTTGGTTTCACGTTGGATGACGACTCTTCTTTCAg TCGTATGGGGTGCAAGGTCACAAATTGCGTCctgtcgaaaaacaaaaccaaagtGATTCCTGAACAAGCGGATGCCATCGTGTTCCTCTACACCAACTTGTGCGAACTACCGAAAATTCACGGCCGCCAAGGATTTCAGCGATTCGTTTTGCTCACCGACGATCCCCCCATGTGCTACCCTCGCAATTACTTTGAGCGTGACAACCATTTCGGGAGTTTCTTCAACTGGACAATCTCTTACCGGGAGAATGCCGACATCACCTGGAAGAGGGGCTGGATCGAGAAGCTGCTGGACCAGCCGTTGAAAATAAGACATTCGTTTCCCCA AATTGGAATGcgagaaaattggaaaaagaagaagctagtCGGCTGGTACGTGGCTCGCTGTGGATCCAAGAGCAAACGGGAAGGATACATCAACGAGTTGAGA GAGTACATTGAAGTAGATAGCTACGGACCCTGTGGCACTAAAAGTTGTCCGGAAACGAACGGAACACCCACTGCTGCTATTCTACCTTGTCTGGACATGCTGGCCGAGAATTACAAATTCGTTCTGGCATTCGAACGTTTCATTTGTGACGACTTTGTCACGAAAAGATTTTTCGATCTGCTCAGTCGTGATACTGTGCCTATCGTTTTCGG gggAGCTGATTACAAACTGATTGCACCACCACATTCGTTCATTGATGCTCTGTCGTTCAACCCGAAAGAGTTAGCTGATCACTTActaaaacttgaaaaagatgaaaaacattatttccGTCATTTTTGGTGGAAAGACGTTTACAAG gtGCATTCGGGATATGGAGAATTGGCTTCTCGACCGTTTTGTGATTTGTGCGAGAAACTGAATAGCAACCTTCCTCGCAAAATTTATCG AAATCTTGACGATTGGTGGTACAACAACACCAAATGCAGCGCTCCAGAAGACCGTGGCATTGTGATCCGGCATAATGGAACTGTCGATGACCTGCACAGCATTCAAATTCCCTGGTCTTTTGATGATTAG
- the LOC124203531 gene encoding carbohydrate sulfotransferase 1-like encodes MKYVKKYSVSLGALLVVVLTFVVVIHLISLNNSNFNPFDLGPVSLGNQEILNAIKDVSFNFGIAEAIGAIRIEQLLAEHRILLPPDQSAADFYTRISNGNVPPIKPILIVTTWRSGSTFLGEIISSSPGVFYSYEPMYYFERHNGSKAELIRSLSQCQFPTEYLRDMNGLVEGSQNFMVMNHRVWNSCQHNQSLCIQPEFVGQLCSFFPVHLMKTVRLRVEELSSLLTDHQLTKEWKIIYLVRDPRGVMASRINLPWCDPDPACNDAARLCGEVKDDLERISQLQSQFPDRFYLIKFEDLAASVELETEKLYKFLGMPVTDSVKVFLSKHTQSNETRDNPFSTIRHSNTVALGWKSKLSNETIAKISDVCAPTLKMLGFL; translated from the exons atgaaatacgTAAAGAAATATTCAGTTTCCCTCGGCGCTcttttggtggtggtgttgacTTTCGTTGTCGTGATTCATTTGATATCtttaaacaattcaaattttaatccCTTTGATTTGGGACCAGTATCTTTGg GAAATCAAGAAATATTGAATGCTATTAAAGATGTCTCTTTCAATTTTGGCATTGCGGAAGCAATTGGGGCCATTCGGATCGAACAACTTTTGGCAGAACACAGAATTCTTCTGCCACCGGACCAATCAGCAGCCGATTTTTACACCCGAATTTCAAATGGCAACGTCCCGCCAATCAAGCCGATTTTGATTGTTACGACGTGGAGATCGGGTTCGACTTTTCTCGGCGAAATCATCAGCAGTTCACCGGGCGTTTTCTATTCGTACGAACCGATGTACTACTTCGAGCGACACAACGGATCGAAGGCGGAACTCATCCGATCCCTTTCCCAGTGCCAGTTTCCCACTGAATATCTTCGTGACATGAACGGGCTGGTAGAAGGCAGTCAAAATTTCATGGTAATGAATCACCGAGTCTGGAACTCTTGTCAACACAACCAATCTCTGTGCATCCAACCGGAATTTGTTGGCCAGCTTTGTTCCTTCTTTCCTGTCCATCTAATGAAAACGGTTCGATTACGAGTTGAAGAGCTTTCGTCACTACTAACGGACCATCAGTTGACTAAAGAGTGGAAAATTATTTACTTGGTTCGCGACCCTCGCGGTGTTATGGCATCCAGGATCAATTTGCCTTGGTGTGATCCAGATCCGGCTTGCAATGATGCAGCTCGTCTATGTGGCGAAGTCAAAGACGATCTAGAGCGAATAAGTCAACTGCAAAGTCAGTTTCCCGATCGCTTTTACCTTATCAAGTTTGAAGACTTGGCCGCTAGCGTTGAGTTGGAGACAGAGAAATTGTACAAGTTCTTGGGTATGCCCGTCACTGATTCGGTGAAAGTCTTTTTGAGTAAACATACGCAATCAAATGAGACCAGAGATAATCCTTTTTCAACAATCCGGCATTCGAACACCGTAGCTTTAGGTTGGAAATCGAAATTGTCTAACGAAACTATAGCCAAAATTTCAGACGTTTGCGCGCCAACTTTGAAAATGCTTGGCTTTCTGTAA